A portion of the Faecalibacterium sp. I3-3-89 genome contains these proteins:
- a CDS encoding DUF3849 domain-containing protein, protein MNTNNLNTALYEKMTAEQDKFRDWLKSQPPEEILHHTYEYTVREDIVMAMEELELTDTQAQALLESPSPLADVYRYFEKLETGYMDMIRDSIENRADDVCRAKEELRTTPVYPHSAAYAREHRELEQYRASNNVNLQCKESIEAAVREYFDGMYLSHDAAKGVIETYGMERVALVLANTVQLQDWDGRYSRRNKEWAKTIPNENPETVRCGYVLNSHPAVLDGFIDLVREEQQRSRTQGEKLQPSRPSVRDKLKQELPAHKPAAPKKREPER, encoded by the coding sequence ATGAATACCAATAATCTGAATACAGCCCTTTATGAAAAGATGACTGCTGAACAGGACAAGTTCCGGGACTGGCTGAAAAGCCAGCCCCCGGAAGAAATCCTACACCACACCTATGAATATACTGTCCGTGAGGATATTGTGATGGCGATGGAGGAACTGGAGCTGACCGACACCCAGGCCCAGGCGCTTTTGGAATCTCCCTCTCCGTTGGCGGATGTGTACCGTTATTTTGAAAAGCTGGAGACCGGCTATATGGATATGATCCGGGACAGTATTGAGAACCGTGCCGACGATGTGTGCAGAGCTAAAGAGGAACTGCGAACAACACCGGTCTATCCCCACTCTGCCGCCTATGCGAGAGAACATAGGGAACTGGAGCAGTACCGAGCTTCCAACAATGTAAATCTCCAATGCAAGGAGTCCATTGAAGCGGCGGTGCGGGAATACTTCGACGGAATGTATCTCAGTCACGATGCGGCAAAGGGTGTGATCGAGACCTATGGCATGGAGCGTGTGGCTTTGGTTCTGGCCAACACCGTCCAGCTTCAGGACTGGGATGGGCGCTACTCCCGACGCAATAAGGAATGGGCTAAGACCATTCCCAACGAGAACCCTGAAACCGTCCGTTGTGGTTATGTCCTGAACAGCCACCCTGCTGTGCTGGATGGCTTTATTGATCTGGTGCGAGAAGAACAGCAGCGCAGCCGTACTCAGGGAGAAAAACTGCAACCGTCCCGCCCCTCAGTACGGGATAAGCTCAAACAGGAGCTGCCTGCCCATAAGCCTGCCGCCCCGAAGAAACGGGAGCCGGAGCGATAA
- a CDS encoding plasmid mobilization protein: protein MTMAKRKRDMQLNFRVSAEELAVIEQKMSQFGTSNREAYLRKMALDGYVVKLELPELKELVSLMRRSSNNLNQLTRKVHETGRVYDADLEDISQRQEQLWEGVEEIITQLSKLL from the coding sequence ATAACTATGGCAAAGCGTAAGCGGGATATGCAATTAAACTTTAGAGTTTCAGCGGAGGAGCTTGCTGTGATTGAGCAAAAAATGTCTCAGTTTGGAACCTCCAACCGTGAAGCCTATCTAAGAAAAATGGCGCTGGATGGGTATGTAGTCAAGCTGGAGCTGCCGGAGTTGAAGGAGCTTGTTTCCCTGATGCGCCGAAGCAGCAACAACTTAAACCAGCTGACCCGTAAAGTGCATGAGACTGGGCGGGTTTATGATGCTGACTTGGAGGATATATCCCAGCGGCAGGAACAGTTATGGGAGGGCGTAGAGGAAATCATTACCCAGCTTTCCAAACTCTTATAA
- a CDS encoding CD1845 family protein: MKILKGLLMIITAPVILVLTLFVRLCTGLIYISGLVLGLFSTVIALLGVAVLLTYSPQNGVILLVMAFLISPMGLPLAAIWLMGKVQSLKFAIQELVYG, from the coding sequence ATGAAGATTTTGAAAGGGCTTTTGATGATTATAACTGCACCGGTCATTTTGGTTCTGACACTTTTTGTCCGGCTCTGCACGGGGCTGATCTACATATCCGGTCTGGTGCTCGGCCTGTTCAGTACCGTGATTGCTCTGCTTGGTGTGGCTGTGCTGCTTACCTATTCCCCGCAGAATGGTGTGATTCTGCTGGTCATGGCATTTTTGATTAGCCCGATGGGGCTGCCACTGGCTGCAATCTGGCTGATGGGTAAGGTGCAGAGTTTGAAATTTGCAATTCAGGAGTTGGTTTATGGATAA
- a CDS encoding type IV toxin-antitoxin system AbiEi family antitoxin domain-containing protein → MGQFEQLDQMLTAQEGMLRTSQVVSSGISKPVFYDYVRSRDLDRVAHGIYLSKDSWVDAMYLLHLRFEQAVFSHETALFFHDLTDREPIEYTVTVKTGCNPSKMKAEGIQVFTIKADLHDVGLTTAKTPFGHTVPVYDMERTICDLLRSRSRIEIQTFQGALKAYARRKDKNLRALMQYAGMFKVEKILRQYLEVLL, encoded by the coding sequence ATGGGACAATTTGAACAGCTGGATCAGATGCTAACAGCACAAGAAGGAATGCTGCGAACATCACAGGTCGTATCCTCTGGAATTTCAAAGCCGGTATTTTATGATTATGTGCGTTCACGAGATTTGGATAGAGTTGCACATGGGATTTATCTGTCCAAAGATTCCTGGGTGGATGCCATGTATCTGCTTCATTTGCGATTTGAACAAGCAGTATTTTCACATGAAACAGCTTTATTTTTTCACGATCTGACAGACCGTGAACCAATAGAATATACAGTTACGGTCAAAACTGGATGCAATCCAAGCAAAATGAAAGCAGAAGGCATTCAAGTTTTTACGATTAAAGCAGACTTACATGATGTAGGACTTACAACAGCGAAAACTCCGTTCGGGCATACTGTGCCGGTTTATGATATGGAGCGAACGATCTGTGATTTGCTCAGAAGCCGTAGCAGAATTGAAATTCAGACCTTTCAGGGAGCACTGAAAGCGTATGCCCGTAGAAAAGATAAGAACCTGCGAGCTTTAATGCAATATGCCGGGATGTTCAAGGTGGAAAAAATTTTACGACAGTATTTGGAGGTACTTTTATGA
- a CDS encoding nucleotidyl transferase AbiEii/AbiGii toxin family protein: protein MIKTARQLKDLIRNLSREKSADAQILMRNYMMERFLERISLSEYRDKFILKGGMLVAAMVGLDARSTMDLDATIKGANVNVEDIENLISSIVTVPIDDGVKFQLKSISEIMDEAEYPGIRVSMSTTFDGVVTPLKIDISTGDAITPREVRYSFKLMLEDRSIDIWAYNLETVLAEKLETIITRTTTNTRMRDFYDIYILEQLHGTTLNPKILHDALLATAHKRGSEKYLNQAEEVFDEVENDSVMQKLWEAYRKKFSYASDLEWDVIMKAIRRLYVLCEKGISL from the coding sequence ATGATAAAAACAGCAAGGCAGCTTAAAGATTTAATACGAAACCTTTCCAGAGAAAAATCCGCAGATGCTCAGATTTTAATGAGGAACTACATGATGGAGCGTTTTTTGGAGCGTATTTCTCTTTCTGAGTATCGTGATAAGTTTATCTTAAAGGGTGGTATGTTGGTAGCGGCTATGGTTGGATTGGATGCCCGCTCTACGATGGATTTGGATGCAACCATAAAAGGAGCTAATGTTAATGTGGAGGATATTGAGAATCTAATTTCATCAATCGTAACTGTTCCGATTGATGATGGTGTTAAATTTCAGCTGAAAAGTATTTCGGAGATTATGGATGAAGCAGAGTATCCGGGGATTCGTGTCAGCATGAGTACAACATTCGATGGTGTAGTGACCCCTTTGAAAATTGATATTTCTACGGGAGATGCAATCACTCCAAGAGAGGTTCGGTATTCATTCAAACTTATGCTGGAAGATCGCTCCATTGATATTTGGGCTTATAATTTAGAAACTGTGCTGGCAGAAAAACTGGAAACCATTATTACCAGAACCACAACCAATACCCGCATGAGAGATTTCTACGATATTTACATTTTAGAACAGCTGCATGGAACCACGCTGAACCCGAAAATTTTACATGATGCGCTTCTGGCAACTGCTCATAAACGGGGATCGGAGAAGTATCTTAACCAGGCTGAAGAAGTTTTTGACGAAGTGGAAAATGATTCGGTTATGCAAAAACTTTGGGAGGCATACCGTAAAAAGTTTTCTTATGCTTCTGATTTGGAATGGGATGTGATTATGAAAGCAATTCGCAGGTTATATGTTCTTTGCGAGAAGGGCATCAGCTTATGA